Proteins from a single region of Pyrus communis chromosome 6, drPyrComm1.1, whole genome shotgun sequence:
- the LOC137737226 gene encoding pyruvate kinase isozyme A, chloroplastic: MSQSMHLLTPSNLAISKHHSSFLSNFNRRLPVITTTTKTTAPSFPKLSIRASSSDPEPSVLVTENGTSSSGLQSPPSQSDHALSSSIEVDAVTETELRENGFRSTRRTKLVCTIGPATFGFDQLESLAVGGMNVARINMCHGTREWHREVIQRVRRLNEDKGYAVAIMMDTEGSEIHMGDLGGASSAKAEDGEVWTFSVRAFGSTLPEHTINVNYEGFAEDVKVGDELLVDGGMVRFEVIEKLGPDVKCKCTDPGLLLPRANLTFWRDGSLVRERNAMLPTISSKDWLDIDFGIAEGVDFIAVSFVKSAEVINHLKSYIAARSRDSDIAVIAKIESIDSLKNLEEIIRASDGAMVARGDLGAQIPLEQVPAAQQKIVQVCRQLNKPVIVASQLLESMIEYPTPTRAEVADVSEAVRQRADALMLSGESAMGQFPEKSLAVLRSVSLRIERWWREEKRHEAMELPTIGSSFSDSISEQICICAAKMANNLEVDALFVYTKTGHMASLLSRCRPDCPIFAFTNTTSVRRRLNLQWGLIPFRVSFSDDMESNLNKTLSLLKARNLIKSGDLVIAVSDILQCIQVMNVP, encoded by the exons ATGTCGCAGTCCATGCATCTCCTCACCCCGTCCAACCTCGCCATCTCAAAGCACCACTCCTCCTTCCTCTCCAACTTCAATCGCCGGTTGCCggtcatcaccaccaccaccaaaaccaccGCCCCTTCTTTCCCAAAGCTCTCCATCAGAGCCTCCTCCTCCGATCCCGAGCCTTCCGTTCTTGTTACAGAAAACGGCACGTCCTCCTCGGGGCTCCAATCCCCTCCTTCGCAATCCGACCATGCTCTCTCCAGCTCCATCGAGGTCGACGCCGTCACCGAAACTGAGCTCCGGGAGAACGGATTCCGTTCCACCAGGCGCACCAAGCTCGTGTGCACCATCGGCCCCGCCACCTTCGGATTCGACCAGCTCGAATCTCTCGCCGTTGGCGGCATGAACGTAGCGCGCATCAACATGTGCCACGGCACGCGCGAGTGGCACCGCGAGGTCATTCAGCGCGTCAGGAGGCTCAACGAGGACAAGGGATACGCCGTCGCCATCATGATGGATACCGAAGGTAGCGAGATTCATATGGGTGATTTGGGTGGCGCTTCCTCCGCCAAAGCtgag GATGGTGAAGTATGGACTTTCAGTGTCAGAGCTTTCGGCTCCACTCTGCCCGAACACACCATCAATGTGAATTATGAAGGTTTTGCCGAAG ATGTGAAAGTGGGGGATGAgctgcttgtggatggtgggatGGTGAGATTCGAGGTGATCGAAAAGCTTGGTCCCGATGTTAAGTGTAAGTGTACCGATCCTGGTTTGTTGCTGCCTCGGGCTAATTTGACTTTCTGGAGGGACGGGAGTTTAGTGCGAGAACGTAATGCCATGCTTCCCACAATTTCGTCGAAG GATTGGTTGGACATTGATTTTGGGATTGCAGAGGGTGTTGATTTTATCGCTGTATCTTTTGTCAAATCTGCGGAAGTGATTAATCATCTTAAAAGCTATATTGCTGCACGGTCTCGAGATAG CGACATTGCTGTCATTGCAAAGATAGAGAGTATTGACTCTCTAAAGAACCTGGAAGAGATCATCCGAGCATCTGATGGAGCAATGGTAGCAAGAGGAGATCTAGGTGCTCAGATACCACTGGAACAGGTCCCAGCAGCCCAGCAAAAGATTGTTCAAGTTTGTCGGCAGCTAAATAAGCCAGTCATTGTGGCTTCTCAATTACTTGAATCTATGATTGAATATCCTACACCGACTAGAGCTGAAGTGGCTGATGTTTCTGAAGCAGTGAGACAGCGTGCTGATGCTTTGATGCTTTCTGGTGAGTCGGCTATGGGCCAGTTCCCAGAAAAGTCATTGGCTGTTCTCAGAAGTGTTAGTCTGAGAATTGAAAGATGGTGGAGGGAAGAGAAACGTCATGAAGCTATGGAACTACCAACTATTGGATCTTCATTTTCTGACAGTATCTCAGAGCAGATTTGCATTTGTGCTGCCAAGATGG CCAATAATTTGGAGGTAGATGCTCTTTTTGTCTATACAAAGACAGGCCACATGGCATCTCTCTTGTCTCGCTGCCGGCCAGACTGCCCAATCTTTGCTTTTACTAACACCACATCTGTACGGAGACGTCTAAACCTACAGTGGGGTCTGATACCATTTAGGGTAAGCTTCTCCGATGATATGGAGAGCAACCTTAATAAAACCTTGTCACTGCTCAAGGCCAGGAACTTGATCAAATCAGGCGACCTTGTTATTGCTGTCTCAGACATCTTGCAGTGCATCCAAGTTATGAATGTTCCTTGA